Proteins co-encoded in one Pseudoalteromonas sp. MEBiC 03607 genomic window:
- a CDS encoding heparan-alpha-glucosaminide N-acetyltransferase domain-containing protein — MRQHCSDIIKSLPTHRLMALDVMRGLTITAMILVNNPGSWGAMYWPLKHAQWHGWTPTDLIFPFFIFIVGMSITLSVNNLRAKGMSDQQIVKAGVIRTLKLIALGWFLALFYYNFRDPSFSWVDDKLLQLRVLGVLQRIGLVYLVALCCYLYLSPKKIAITCITLLLFYGAAMFYIPYTLPTGEVVSGLWLHGNNLSAFIDSTVLGSHHVYYANAKPLPFDPEGLFSTLPAIASALSGILAAVYLTKQPDLKKQAHAFILAGILAVFAGYAISPLTPINKALWTPSYVLLSSGLAIITYALCSAILDIYKVRSWGAPFIVFGANAILFFMFAGVFARLLIMIPIGDSSLKGSIYGLIQVFISNDYLASFVFSLLFLVVSYSVMYGCYRKGIFWKV; from the coding sequence ATGCGCCAACATTGTTCCGATATTATAAAGTCACTCCCCACACACCGCCTTATGGCATTAGACGTAATGCGGGGGCTAACTATCACCGCTATGATCTTAGTAAATAATCCGGGGAGTTGGGGAGCGATGTATTGGCCATTAAAGCATGCACAATGGCATGGTTGGACACCGACTGATTTAATTTTTCCGTTTTTTATTTTTATTGTCGGCATGTCTATCACGCTATCAGTAAATAACTTGCGCGCTAAAGGAATGAGTGATCAGCAAATAGTAAAAGCAGGTGTTATTCGCACCCTTAAGCTTATTGCTCTTGGTTGGTTTTTAGCCCTGTTTTATTACAACTTTCGAGATCCCTCTTTCAGCTGGGTTGATGACAAACTATTGCAACTGCGAGTTTTAGGCGTTCTGCAACGTATTGGTTTGGTGTATTTAGTCGCTCTGTGTTGTTATCTCTATTTATCGCCTAAGAAAATAGCCATTACTTGCATCACTCTTTTATTATTTTATGGCGCCGCCATGTTTTATATCCCTTATACCTTGCCAACCGGCGAGGTAGTGAGTGGCTTATGGTTACATGGCAATAACTTAAGTGCCTTTATTGATAGTACGGTTTTAGGTAGTCACCATGTGTATTATGCGAATGCTAAGCCACTGCCATTTGATCCTGAGGGGCTTTTCTCAACACTGCCTGCCATTGCCAGTGCGCTAAGTGGCATCTTGGCTGCGGTTTACTTAACAAAACAACCTGATCTTAAAAAGCAAGCCCACGCATTTATCTTAGCAGGCATATTAGCTGTTTTTGCCGGCTATGCTATTTCGCCATTAACGCCTATCAACAAAGCATTATGGACACCAAGCTATGTGTTGCTCAGCTCTGGGCTTGCTATTATTACGTATGCCCTGTGCAGTGCCATTTTAGATATTTATAAAGTACGAAGCTGGGGCGCACCCTTTATTGTATTTGGCGCCAATGCGATACTCTTTTTTATGTTTGCAGGCGTATTTGCACGCCTATTAATAATGATTCCAATAGGCGATAGCAGCTTAAAAGGCAGTATTTACGGCTTAATACAAGTGTTTATAAGCAACGATTATTTAGCATCATTTGTATTTTCGCTGTTGTTTTTAGTGGTGTCTTATAGTGTGATGTATGGCTGCTACCGCAAAGGCATTTTTTGGAAAGTGTAG
- a CDS encoding sensor domain-containing diguanylate cyclase, which produces MRSIVLNSLSKRLNLRRLILLLAFSATLITFLNSYYSSYQVQKQQLIDKTMSNHKAYAAKLVSATDNFLLAAQQQLAYVGKILEEDFNNQKLISAEAERLRLQTNSFNSIIIVNKQGEILGVSPQSLELQNRKVDSFGTKAALSYRIPMISEPYISMAGNLLIFISQPLFDKNSNFIGYVGGTLYLKRASILNQLLQVHFYQDGSYLYVVDENHRLLYHPDKYRIGEQVFDNQVIEEVLKGNSGTQLVTNSKGVAMLAGYAPMTVAPWGVVTQRPLDSTLAPLDSLMWQVFVKTAPIGLLTFVFIWVLARLIAQPLRQLAETANTLDRPSTSLELTQIRSWYFESNELRKAMLRGVGLLHSKIGLLRQEAQTDPLTCLHNRRSLDMQLSHFIEQRCPFAILAIDIDHFKRVNDEYGHDIGDVVLQSLAKILLDVTRDGDVVARTGGEEFIVIMPKVEAKRAYQLAERLRMRVSESFIDPVGCINVSIGISGWPLEQLSLEEVFKLADQALYKAKKTGRNRCVVDGSYYKELTPISDTPVLE; this is translated from the coding sequence GTGAGAAGTATCGTGCTTAATAGTCTTAGCAAACGCTTAAACCTACGTCGTTTAATTTTATTATTAGCGTTTTCTGCAACGCTTATTACCTTTTTAAATAGTTATTACTCGAGCTACCAAGTTCAAAAACAACAACTAATAGATAAAACAATGAGTAATCACAAAGCCTATGCTGCTAAGTTGGTTTCGGCTACTGATAACTTTTTGTTAGCTGCTCAGCAACAGCTTGCTTATGTAGGCAAAATCCTTGAAGAAGACTTTAATAATCAGAAGCTTATCAGTGCTGAAGCAGAGCGCTTAAGATTACAAACTAATAGTTTTAACTCGATTATAATCGTTAATAAACAAGGCGAAATTCTTGGCGTATCGCCGCAGTCTCTTGAACTTCAAAATCGTAAAGTAGATAGTTTTGGCACCAAGGCTGCTTTGTCATACCGTATTCCTATGATAAGCGAGCCTTACATTTCTATGGCGGGTAATTTACTCATTTTTATCTCGCAACCTCTATTTGATAAAAACAGCAATTTTATTGGTTATGTTGGCGGAACTTTATACTTAAAGCGCGCCAGTATCTTAAATCAGTTATTGCAAGTTCATTTCTATCAAGACGGCTCTTATTTATATGTGGTTGATGAAAACCATCGTTTACTTTACCACCCCGATAAATACCGTATTGGTGAGCAAGTATTTGATAACCAAGTAATTGAAGAAGTACTAAAAGGGAACTCAGGGACTCAGCTTGTTACCAATAGCAAAGGCGTTGCAATGCTTGCTGGCTACGCACCGATGACAGTAGCTCCTTGGGGAGTAGTAACCCAGCGTCCACTAGACAGTACCCTTGCACCGCTCGACAGCTTAATGTGGCAAGTATTTGTAAAAACGGCACCTATTGGTTTACTCACTTTTGTATTTATTTGGGTGCTTGCGCGTTTAATTGCGCAACCTTTGAGACAATTAGCTGAAACCGCCAATACTCTCGATCGACCATCTACTTCGCTTGAGCTGACACAAATTCGTTCATGGTACTTTGAAAGCAATGAGCTAAGAAAAGCCATGCTTAGAGGTGTTGGCTTATTACACAGTAAAATTGGCTTGTTACGTCAAGAAGCACAAACGGATCCATTAACCTGTTTACATAACCGCCGTAGTCTCGATATGCAGTTAAGTCACTTTATAGAGCAGCGTTGTCCATTTGCGATACTGGCAATCGATATCGATCATTTTAAACGGGTAAATGACGAATATGGGCATGATATTGGCGATGTAGTATTGCAATCACTTGCTAAAATCTTGCTGGATGTCACGCGCGATGGCGATGTTGTTGCACGTACAGGAGGTGAAGAGTTCATTGTGATCATGCCAAAAGTTGAGGCAAAACGTGCGTATCAACTGGCTGAGCGTTTGCGTATGCGCGTCTCAGAAAGCTTTATAGATCCAGTGGGCTGCATTAATGTATCAATAGGTATTTCGGGCTGGCCTCTGGAACAATTGAGCCTCGAAGAGGTGTTTAAATTGGCTGATCAAGCTTTATATAAAGCTAAAAAGACCGGGCGCAATCGCTGTGTTGTTGATGGCAGCTACTATAAAGAGCTTACCCCTATTTCTGACACTCCAGTGTTGGAATAA